A genomic stretch from Microplitis mediator isolate UGA2020A chromosome 10, iyMicMedi2.1, whole genome shotgun sequence includes:
- the LOC130675485 gene encoding leucine-rich repeat protein soc-2 homolog: protein MKKSNKYRTGVGNISSVCLSEAKSDRAEPQDSLGNFYMKEQDIPEYLEGCGLTTCSAGNDMPEAVEDIPKEHHKEKKLSTASIASGGDTKKTVTVKHPESNKPKPTAKKCKPIQADLDVAKEFIRCRDECLTRLDLSKSSITNLPSSVRDLSHLQEFYLYGNKLVTLPPEIGCLTSLRILALNENSLTSLPDTLENLKSLKVLDLRHNKLSEIPDVVYKLTSLTTLFLRFNRVRYVSDNIRNLTNLTMLSLRENKIKSLPAGIGKLVHLITFDVSHNHLEHLPEEIGNCVQLSTLDLQHNELLDIPESIGNLVAVTRLGLRYNRLSCIPKSLANCRLMDEFSVEGNQVSQLPDGLLSSLSELTTITLSRNCFSAYPSGGPSQFTNVDSLNMEHNQIDKIPYGIFSRAKNLTKLNMKENQLTSLPLDIGTWVNMVELNLGTNQLTKIPDDIQCLQNLEILILSNNLLKRIPASIGNLRKLRVLDLEENKIECLPNEIGFLRDLQKLILQSNQVTSLPRAIGHLFNLTYLSVGENNLNYLPEEIGTLENLDSLYVNDNANLHNLPFELALCTNLSIMSIENCPLSKIPAEIVAGGPSFVIQFLKMQGPYRSM, encoded by the coding sequence ATGAAAAAGTCGAACAAATATCGAACGGGTGTGGGTAACATTTCGTCAGTGTGCCTGTCCGAGGCTAAGTCGGACAGGGCCGAGCCTCAGGACAGTCTTGGTAACTTTTACATGAAGGAGCAAGACATACCCGAGTATCTAGAGGGCTGTGGTCTTACGACTTGCTCCGCCGGCAACGACATGCCCGAGGCAGTGGAGGACATTCCCAAGGAGCACCACAAGGAGAAAAAATTGTCAACCGCCTCGATAGCCAGTGGGGGTGATACCAAGAAAACAGTGACTGTCAAACACCCCGAGTCAAACAAACCGAAACCCACGGCTAAAAAATGCAAACCCATACAGGCGGACCTCGACGTCGCCAAGGAGTTCATACGGTGTCGGGACGAGTGTCTTACCAGGCTGGACCTCAGCAAGTCCAGCATCACCAATCTGCCGAGCTCCGTCAGAGATCTCTCTCACTTGCAGGAGTTCTATCTCTACGGTAATAAACTCGTGACATTGCCGCCAGAAATAGGATGTCTGACGAGTCTGAGGATCCTGGCCTTGAATGAAAATTCCCTCACCAGCCTGCCAGACACCCTTGAGAATCTCAAGTCGCTTAAGGTCCTCGATCTCCGGCATAACAAACTCAGTGAGATACCTGACGTCGTTTACAAATTGACATCACTCACGACACTGTTTTTACGCTTCAACCGGGTCCGCTATGTCAGTGATAACATAAGAAACTTGACTAATTTAACGATGCTAAGTTTAAGGGAGAACAAAATAAAGTCATTGCCTGCGGGCATCGGCAAGCTGGTGCATCTCATAACCTTCGACGTGTCTCACAACCACTTGGAGCACCTACCCGAGGAAATAGGCAACTGCGTCCAATTGTCGACCCTGGATCTCCAGCACAACGAGCTGCTGGACATACCCGAGAGCATCGGTAACTTGGTCGCTGTCACGAGATTGGGACTGAGATACAACCGTCTCTCGTGCATACCCAAGTCGCTCGCCAATTGCCGGCTGATGGATGAGTTCAGCGTTGAGGGAAACCAGGTCTCCCAGCTGCCAGACGGTCTACTTTCGAGTCTGTCTGAGCTGACTACTATAACTCTATCACGTAATTGTTTTTCAGCTTATCCCTCGGGAGGTCCGTCCCAGTTCACCAACGTCGATTCGCTGAACATGGAACACAATCAAATAGACAAAATTCCCTACGGAATATTTTCACGTGCTAAAAATCTGACAAAGCTCAATATGAAGGAAAATCAATTGACGTCATTGCCACTTGACATTGGAACATGGGTAAATATGGTAGAGCTTAATCTTGGTACAAATCAATTAACTAAAATTCCAGATGACATTCAGTGCCTGCAGAATCTTGAGATTCTCATTCTGTCCAACAATTTGTTGAAACGTATACCAGCAAGTATCGGTAATTTACGTAAATTACGTGTTCTGGACCttgaggaaaataaaattgaatgttTGCCGAACGAAATTGGTTTTTTACGTGATCTCCAGAAGCTCATACTGCAGTCAAATCAAGTTACCTCGTTGCCACGTGCCATTGGACatctttttaatttgacttatCTGAGTGTGggggaaaataatttaaattatttgcccGAAGAAATCGGCACACTTGAGAATCTCGATTCGCTTTACGTAAATGACAACGCAAATCTTCACAATTTGCCATTTGAATTGGCGCTATGTACAAATCTCAGTATTATGTCTATTGAAAATTGTCCATTGTCGAAAATTCCAGCAGAAATAGTTGCCGGTGGTCCGTCCTtcgttattcaatttttaaaaatgcaaggCCCGTACAGGTCAATGTAA
- the LOC130675678 gene encoding uncharacterized protein LOC130675678 has product MRIVNVTRSFFKDFLKNLKLPTIKNPFKMKTPSTILKSDLKIQADSLLSKFGLHEEVHLSALENSHVEVTYKNGEVHINNHAWHEISFELESGRISKFCEKLSLTSGHFDEMRLRKLHFENVPAKILADIEDGFVMHSKKFGDIGTTKLKNAEKVLTKKSKDKILKFHKKTLLALGLGATAAGITFASTLTEMHNAEGCFLFDARKNASCKLTDRSCAYPQTSNTIKPCEEKDFSQFFGIEFNTNLNLSIRKTLQDPDATIALKDKLNGQNITVDNIEKIIEDHYDLIIEFYKTKTRPKILDPCQLFEESNKPSCVACDSSAPINSYRYLDTTDLSINTKSYCCDDPPVLKALATAFGKGIDALMSELGVSSFFGTFFEYIMYAIVGFILLCGIGFAVSYIRKKKGDDDEVSYSKLKNEDD; this is encoded by the coding sequence atgcGTATCGTTAACGTTACACGAAGCTTCTTTAAggattttctaaaaaaccTAAAACTTCCTACAATAAAGAACCCATTTAAAATGAAGACCCCATctacaattttaaaaagtgatttaaaaattcaagctGACTCACTGCTCAGCAAGTTTGGATTGCATGAAGAAGTTCACCTAAGTGCTTTAGAAAACTCGCATGTAGAAGTGACGTACAAAAATGGTGAAGTGCATATCAACAATCACGCCTGGCACGaaatatcattcgaattagaATCTGGTAGGATTAgtaaattttgtgaaaaattgtCGTTAACCAGTGGTCATTTTGATGAAATGAGATTACGTAAATTACATTTCGAAAATGTCCCAGCTAAAATTTTGGCTGATATAGAAGACGGTTTTGTGATgcatagtaaaaaatttggtgacaTAGGTACCACTAAACTTAAAAATGCTGAAAAAGTCTTaactaaaaaaagtaaagacaAGATacttaaatttcataaaaagaCCCTTCTAGCGTTAGGGCTTGGAGCTACTGCTGCTGGAATAACTTTTGCATCAACTCTTACTGAAATGCACAACGCCGAAGGTTGTTTTCTTTTCGATGCGAGAAAGAACGCGAGTTGTAAATTGACTGATCGTTCATGTGCTTATCCACAAACATCTAACACAATAAAACCGTGTGAAGAAAAAGATTTTAGTCAATTCTTCGGCATAGAATTTAAtacgaatttgaatttatcgatACGTAAGACACTTCAAGATCCGGATGCAACTATAGcattaaaagataaattaaatggaCAGAATATAACTGTTGacaatatagaaaaaattattgaagatcATTATGAtctaattattgaattttacaaAACCAAAACAAGACCAAAAATCCTCGATCCATGTCAATTATTCGAAGAATCAAACAAACCTAGCTGTGTCGCGTGTGATTCTAGTGCTCCGATCAACAGCTATCGCTATCTTGATACCACTGATTTATCTATTAATACTAAATCGTATTGTTGCGATGACCCACCAGTACTTAAGGCCCTTGCCACAGCGTTTGGTAAGGGCATTGACGCATTAATGAGTGAATTGGGTGTCTCATCTTTCTTCGGCACTTTCTTTGAATATATCATGTACGCAATTGTAGGATTTATTTTACTGTGCGGTATTGGTTTCGCTGTTTCTTATATTCGTAAAAAGAagggtgatgatgatgaagttAGCTATTCAAAGCTTAAAAACGAAGACGATTGA